The following nucleotide sequence is from Solanum dulcamara chromosome 7, daSolDulc1.2, whole genome shotgun sequence.
CTGTGGGGATAATGCATGTTAATctatttattagaaaaaattaaCAACGCATTGTAATCTTGTTTCAAAAGAATCTGAagatatatgataatatataaCTTGGGAATATATGTGATGGCAGTGTAGTTCTTTTTGTAACCATAGTTTAGGTCTTTAAAGGATTGAGTATTTCAAAAAAGGTTGCACTCCTCAGAAGCCTGTGCCATGTTTTATATGATCCAGAGCGAGAGGAAAAAATTACTCTGATGATATTAAAGAGTAAGGGGAAAAGATTgggaaaaaatatctttttcctAAAAATTCTCCTTTCCTTCGCTTAATATCACACTTCGTTCAATGAATATTCACTTTAGATTTCTTAGACCATCTAGCTATTAATTGATTGTTTTAACATAATAGCAGGCTGTTAGGAATGTCTTATGATAGATAGCAGTGAAGATCATGGTGTGTTGCTAGTCATGCCTGATTTTCATCTACATTTAGATGGGAGGAAGACAGACTGACAGATGAATATGACCATGGTTTTGGTGACTCTGCCTGTTGCAGCTGGTTGTCCTTTATTTACATAATATAACTTGGTATAAGTTGTGTCCATCTAGAAAGACACACATATTGCAGATAAATATGCTATGTTTTGTGATGGCATGGCCTCTTATTCAGCCATGCCTATTTTCTTAGCCCAATAAGGCTTAAAAGTTGGGAAATATGGTCAAAGAGGAACAAATTTTTAACCTAAAATGATTAATTTGCGGTGTCCATTCTTATTTTTTccaatcatttttttaatatgtgGATTAGATTAGCTTTTTACATGAGGCTGGCATATTTTCAATTGCTCCTCTTGTAAATGGAAGAGAAAGGCTTAACATGATTTTGTCTAAATACAGAGCCAACATGATGAGCTGGAAGCAAAGTTTTTCGAGGAGAGGGCTGCACTAGAAGCTAAATACCAGAAGCTTTATGAACCATTATATTCAAAGGTGAGAAGAATAACTCTGTCCATAGTTGCAGTTGAAATTAGTTCTCCCACCCCTCCTTAACcgcccacccccaccccccaaaAGAAGGAGAGAAAAGGGAAATGAGATATGGTTTGGTTGTTTTGTGGATGTGTTGCAGAGATATGAAATAGTAAATGGGGTTGTCGAAGTGGAGGGTGTTGATGAAGCTCCCATGATCCAGGGCGAGGATAATGAAACTGAAAATGGTAAACTATTTATTacatttctttcatccatgcaGATTGATCCTAACATAGACTTTAATTTTTCATGGTGTTAATTTGGTGTCAGAGAAAGGTGTTCCCAACTTTTGGCTGACTGCAATGAAGACTAATGAGATATTGGCAGAGgaggtaaataataataataagaataatgatACAAATATTTCTTGGTCTGAATTATTAGTCATTTAACTGATTGCAAATTACTCTGCTGTAGATCTCGGAGCGTGATGAAGAAGCCTTGAAGTTCCTCAAGGATATCAAGTGGTGCAAGCTTGATGATCGAAAGGGCTTTAAGCTTGAATTCGTCTTCAATACAAACCCTTTCTTCAAGAATTCTGTCTTGACTAAAACCTATCACatgattgatgatgatgatgatcccATATTGGAGAAGGCCATAGGGTAAGTTTTGACTTCTATATGTTCTAGATTTACATACTGTTAtcctatttttctttgtttatttGATGTGGGAGATCTTGCAGGACCAACATTGAATGGTATCCTGGTAAATGCTTGACACAGAAGATCCTGAAAAGGAAGCCAAAGAAAGGGTCAAAGAATGCTAAACCCATAATCAAGACTGAGAGCTGTGAGagctttttcaatttctttaatCCACCACAAGTACCTGAAGATGACGATGAAGATATAGATGAAGATGCGGTAGGCTCAacaactttgatttttttcgTTTACTATGTAATGCAGAATGTTCTTGATCTTATTTGGTAATTACTGTCTTGACAGGCTGAAGACCTGCAGAATCTAATGGAACAAGATTATGATATTGGGTCCGTCGCTGCTTCCGCCTTTCCCATTTACCTTTAGGATTCGTTATGAATTGATGTGTAGATTTACTTTGAACCTGGTCCCAATAACTTCTACATGTTCTAGAATTCTATGGTGCTATGTTTTCTCCGTGTTAAACTGAAAGAGTGAATCTGACGTTTCCATTTGGGACTTCCATGTTTGCAGCTCGACAATCCGGGACAAAATCATCCCCCATGCTGTGTCATGGTTTACTGGGGAGGCTGCTGAAGGGGATGAATTTGTAGATATTGaaggtgatgatgatgatgaggacGAAGGTGAGGATGAAGAAGAGGACgatgatgaagatgaagaagaggagAAGAGCAAAAAGAAGGTACTGTTTGTTTATCTTGCTTCTACAAAGTAATTCATATTTTCCCCTTAGCTTTTTGTGGAGATGctgatattttttcttttgcatCTGTCCCATATGGTTTATTCAATTGTTAGTCTTCAGCTCGAAAGGTTAGATGAACTGCTTTGATGCATCATTTCTTTTAGGCGATAATGTAAATTGCCTTTCATTTTCTTTAGTATGTGATGTATTTATTTGACAAAATTGCAGAAGAGTGCCAAAGCACAAGCTGGAGAAGGTCAACAGGGAGAACGTCCTCCAGAGTGCAAGCAGCAGTAGTTTGTGTTGTGCCCATAACAGTTGATGAACCCCAACCATTTCATTGGTTGTTGATTTTGCGTTGGCCATGTTGTTATGtctgctctttttttttttcccgTTCTTCATTTTCGGTTAGTTATCAATTTTGTAAAATCCAGTGGGGGCTTTCTGTGTTTGCTTGGGCTCAGCTTTTTGCTTTTAACGAAAATTTCACATTCATGTTCTGTTTTGCTTATCCTCCCTCGCCTCGGCCCTCATTTCAACATCTGGGGTCGTTTTTGTGTTTTAGCTCAACTTACGCAATTGTTCAGCGAAGGTAGATTGGGTCAGTTCTTCTGCTTTAACTCTTCGACATGTAAATTCgtatcatgatttaaaattatgatttcaattcAATGTTTTGATGtgtgatttgaaatcataagtTCACATCCCAAATTCTCAATAGAATATGCAATTTCATAGTTACTATACTTGTTGATTAgcgaatttttataaaattatgtatatttgGTAGTTTGTAAGCAcaaatatttgtttattattataGAAAGAATATGGagatatatgattttttgatGTAGTGCTGTACCATATTTTGATGTCttgttttgaaaattataaGATTGTATAAGTATTGAATTTTTCTTGATAGTTTTCGCAACTTTATGGGATttcatgaaagaaaaaaaatataatttaacaaaattcatatttatatgtacaagataaaaaaataattcaacttctatttaaaataattttaaattgtgattttataaTGCATGCCCAAGTAGATCCTTGGTCTCTCAATTTCAGCTTTATTGCATCAGGCAATGACCTGCTACAATTACTTACAAATTTGAGTAGAAGAACGTGATCTTTTCatgtttttgttatgtttagatttttttttgtgtaaaaAACAGGACAAAAAAAGTATTGTGCGTTTTTGCTTCATTTCATTTTCCCTTATGTTTATAATACTACAACTACCTctcttatttaaattattttgtaataattattttattctatttattactaatgaaaaaaacaatatatagGGACTGATTTACCTTTCCTAAGTCACGCTCTTTGATAAATAACTTTTTTAATGGAGatattgataaaataattaattaaaagagCATGATCTTAGAGAGGACAAATCAGTgtagatatattatttttttcattaataataaaGAGGATAaagtaattattaaaaaaaagtttaaacaaGGAATATAACTGTAATAT
It contains:
- the LOC129896224 gene encoding nucleosome assembly protein 1;4-like, which produces MSNNSNKDQFGMSDLGGSLPAAAAALSAEDRAGLVNALKDKLQNLAGQHTDILETLTPQVRKRVDVLRELQSQHDELEAKFFEERAALEAKYQKLYEPLYSKRYEIVNGVVEVEGVDEAPMIQGEDNETENEKGVPNFWLTAMKTNEILAEEISERDEEALKFLKDIKWCKLDDRKGFKLEFVFNTNPFFKNSVLTKTYHMIDDDDDPILEKAIGTNIEWYPGKCLTQKILKRKPKKGSKNAKPIIKTESCESFFNFFNPPQVPEDDDEDIDEDAAEDLQNLMEQDYDIGSTIRDKIIPHAVSWFTGEAAEGDEFVDIEGDDDDEDEGEDEEEDDDEDEEEEKSKKKSSARKKSAKAQAGEGQQGERPPECKQQ